ACCATGATCCCTCTGGAGGGCAGAAAAGCCTTGCTGGGGGCATAAACTTAGACGAAAAAGTGCTGGTATATCGGAATTGCATTATCGCCGGTCTGGAAGGCTCTTACTGGTATAATGGTAGCATTCATCAGTATACTGAAAGAGACATGTACTTCAAATACCTGAAACTTTTACCTCAACTGTACTGGATTAAACTCCGGCACGGGAGATTTCTGGATATCCTCGTCACCCACGCTCCCCCCAGAGGTGTGCACGAGGGGAACGACCTTCCCCACCGAGGCTTTTCCACCTTCACCACCATCATCCAGAAATATCAGCCCAAATACCATCTCCACGGTCATATTCACCTTTACTATGCCCAAGATAGACAATTTAAAGACCTCCTCTACCACACCTGGATCATCAATTGCTACAATTATAGGATTATAGAAATATGATATAATGAGTTCAAACTCCCTCTTACAGAGGGTTCCCGGTGGTCACTTTTAAAAAAAAGAAGGAAGAGCTTCTGGAAGAAGTGAAAAAAGAGGTCGAGCGATGCACACTTTGTGACCTGGCCAATAACCGTACCAGGACCGTCCTGGGAGAGGGAAATCCTGACGCCATTCTTATGTTTATCGGAGAAGGACCAGGAGAAGAAGAGGACAAAACCGGAAGGCCCTTCGTGGGCAAAGCAGGGCAGCTTTTGACCAGAATTCTTCAGTCGGTCAATATTGAGAGAGAGGAGGTGTACATTGCCAACATGGTTAAGTGCCGCCCGCCTGGGAACAGAGCACCAACTCAGGAAGAAATGGCTTCATGTTTTCCTTATCTCGAAGCACAAATTGCCATTGTGAATCCTTCTTTAATCATTACCTTAGGAAGTATTTCCACCAGCTTTTTGCTGGAAACCAAAGAATCAATCAGTAAAATCCGAGGGAAATGGTTTGAGTGGCGAGGGGGAAAGAAAATCTTTCCCATGTTCCATCCCAGTTTTCTCCTCCGCTACGATTCTCGTTCCCCCGGTTCGCCAAAATATCTGACTTGGATGGATATCCAAGAAGTGAAAAGGGTCTATGACCTGCTCAAGCAGGGAACCTGAACGGTTTCCAAAATCAAATAGACGAGTATGATATAATAAAAAGACCACTCCGAGGGAGGGACTTAATATGAGTTATTTTGATTCGATCAAAGCATTTACTACAGAACAGGTTGTGAAACTCATAGTGAATTCTTTGCGTAACGTCTCCGATGAGACGATCATTAAACTCACCTATCTTGCCGAGAAGCTGACCCCAATTGAGTATTATCGGGACCAGATCCGGGGTCTCCGTCAGATGTTCGAAGAAAAAAGACCCCAAATTGTCCTGGCCCGAAAGGTACTCCAGGAAACCCACCCAAACGTGCGAGAAAAACTCATGGTGAACGTTATCGTAAAAAGTATTCTCCTGGGTGTCCCCAAAAGACAAAAACTGGAAAAAGAACTGGGGTGTCAGGTACCCTTTTTCTTTGTGGTGAGCCCTACCATGCGCTGCAACCTGAATTGCTACGGTTGTTACGCTGGCCAGTACCGTAAAGAGAGTGACATGCCCATCGAGCTTTTAGACCGAATTTTTACCGAAGCCAAAGAAATGGGCATGAATTTCCTGACCATCTCGGGAGGGGAACCATTCATTCGCAAAGAACACCTGGATTTATTTGAAAAACATAACGATATCTCTTTCCAGATCTACACCAATGGAACGTTAATCGACCGGAACCTTGCCAAACGATTAGCCCAGATGGGTAACGTGTACCCAGCCATCAGTATGGAAGGCTATGAAGAGGAAACCGATACCCGTAGAGGCAAAGGGACATTCAAACGCGTTATGGAAGCCATGGAAGCCCTGCGTGATGAAGGCGTCCTCTTTGGATTCTCCATCACCGCCACCCGCCAGAATACGGAACTGGTATGTAGCGATGAATTCATGGATTTTCTGATCAGTAAGGGTTGTAGTTTCGGCTGGTACTTCACCTATGTACCAATTGGGAAAAAACCAGACGTGAACCTCATGCCCACCCCCGAACAGAGAATCCACCTGAGAAATCAAGTTCATCGCTTGCGTTATGAGAAACCAATCTTTATTGGAGACTTTTGGAACGACGGTCCCTATGTGGGTGGATGTATCGCTGGCGGTCGACGTTACTTCCACATTAACAACTCTGGGGATGTGGAACCCTGTGTCTTTTGCCACTTCACCGTTGACAATATCAAAAATAAATCCCTCAAAGAGGCGTTCTCCTCACCCTTCTTCCGCGCAATCCAGGAAAGACAGCCCTATGATAATAACCTCATGCGACCCTGTATGCTCATTGACGTTCCTGAAGTCCTCCGCGAAGTAGTAGAAAAATACGGCGCTCGTCCCAGCCATGAAGGGGCTGACAGCCTGGTTACTGAACTAAAAGGGGCAGTTGACGAGTACGCTCAGGCCTTCAAAGAGCTGAGTGACGAAATCTGGGAAAGAGACTATAAAGGAACAATCTATTACAAGGATTACAAAACCGAAAGGCAGGAATACTTGCACAAGCTGGAAGAAGAAGCATCAAAAACGAAAGAGAAGGCACGAGTATAAAAAGAAGCCCCGCCCTCCGGAGGGCGGGGCTTCTTTTTCCATTTTCATCGCCTCCGATTTTTTGCACTGGTAGCTCCAGCGTGACGATGTGATAAAAATCCCCTCTATTTCCTCAAAGCTCGAAAACCAATGTCTTTGCGGTAGTACATTCCTTCAAAGCGAATCTTCGAAACCACCTCATAGGCTCTTTGGTAAGCTTCTTCAAGATTTTTTCCCAGGGCACAAACATTGAGTACCCGCCCACCGGTGGTATAGAAACCATCTGCCGCCTGTTTCTCGGTACCCGCGTGAAAGAGAAAAACATCGCTCATTTCTTCTACTTCCTTCAGACCTTCAATTTTTTTACCCACCTCGTAATGTCCCGGATAACCCTGACTCACCAGCACCACGCCCAATGTAGCTCTGGCATCAACCTGAAGCCGGACGGTATCAAGTTTCCCCTCCCAGAGCGCAAAACTCAAATCAACCCAATCACTCTGAACCCGGGGAAGAACCACCTGTGCTTCGGGATCACCCAGGCGAACATTGAATTCGAGAACATAGGGGTCCTCCTTCCGATCAATCATAAGGCCCAAATACAGAACCCCTCTATAAAAAAGACGCTCTTTCTCTATCCCTTCAAGCAGAGGATGCACAATGTGACGCTCAATCTTCTCCCACACCAAGGGAGTCGTAATCGGCGCTGGAGAATACGCTCCCATACCCCCGGTATTCGGACCAATATCCCCTTCTCCCACCCGCTTGTGGTCTTGAGAGGAGGGTAAAAAGCAGTACGACTTTCCATCCAGAAGCACCATCACCGTGGCTTCTTCTCCCTGGACAAAATCCTCCACCACTACTTTCTTCCCGGCTTCGCCAAATCTCCCGTTAACCATGATTTCCAAGAGGGCATCCAGGGCTTCATCGAGATCGTCGAGAATATAGACTCCTTTCCCGCCTGCCAGTCCATCCACTTTCACCACTACCGGATATTCATTGCGTCTTCGGAAATAGGCCACCGCCTCCTCGTATTCCTCAAATATGTGGAAAGGAGCAGTAGGGATTCCATACCGTTCCATAAATTTCTTGGCAAAAACTTTGCTGGACTCAAGAAGGGCAGCGTTTCTATCTGGACCAATAACCG
The sequence above is a segment of the Atribacterota bacterium genome. Coding sequences within it:
- a CDS encoding uracil-DNA glycosylase, coding for MVTFKKKKEELLEEVKKEVERCTLCDLANNRTRTVLGEGNPDAILMFIGEGPGEEEDKTGRPFVGKAGQLLTRILQSVNIEREEVYIANMVKCRPPGNRAPTQEEMASCFPYLEAQIAIVNPSLIITLGSISTSFLLETKESISKIRGKWFEWRGGKKIFPMFHPSFLLRYDSRSPGSPKYLTWMDIQEVKRVYDLLKQGT
- a CDS encoding metallophosphoesterase, whose product is LAVSDHIDPLIYSSSCKTKFKHVERVISCGDLPEHYLDFIVSTLNVPLFFVHGNHDPSGGQKSLAGGINLDEKVLVYRNCIIAGLEGSYWYNGSIHQYTERDMYFKYLKLLPQLYWIKLRHGRFLDILVTHAPPRGVHEGNDLPHRGFSTFTTIIQKYQPKYHLHGHIHLYYAQDRQFKDLLYHTWIINCYNYRIIEI
- a CDS encoding radical SAM protein, encoding MSYFDSIKAFTTEQVVKLIVNSLRNVSDETIIKLTYLAEKLTPIEYYRDQIRGLRQMFEEKRPQIVLARKVLQETHPNVREKLMVNVIVKSILLGVPKRQKLEKELGCQVPFFFVVSPTMRCNLNCYGCYAGQYRKESDMPIELLDRIFTEAKEMGMNFLTISGGEPFIRKEHLDLFEKHNDISFQIYTNGTLIDRNLAKRLAQMGNVYPAISMEGYEEETDTRRGKGTFKRVMEAMEALRDEGVLFGFSITATRQNTELVCSDEFMDFLISKGCSFGWYFTYVPIGKKPDVNLMPTPEQRIHLRNQVHRLRYEKPIFIGDFWNDGPYVGGCIAGGRRYFHINNSGDVEPCVFCHFTVDNIKNKSLKEAFSSPFFRAIQERQPYDNNLMRPCMLIDVPEVLREVVEKYGARPSHEGADSLVTELKGAVDEYAQAFKELSDEIWERDYKGTIYYKDYKTERQEYLHKLEEEASKTKEKARV
- the purD gene encoding phosphoribosylamine--glycine ligase; this encodes MRVMVIGSGGREHCLVWKVRQNPAVTEIFCVPGNGGMSEIGECVALSSFPEIVTFAREKAVNLVLVGPEGPLAMGIVDLLKAQHIPVIGPDRNAALLESSKVFAKKFMERYGIPTAPFHIFEEYEEAVAYFRRRNEYPVVVKVDGLAGGKGVYILDDLDEALDALLEIMVNGRFGEAGKKVVVEDFVQGEEATVMVLLDGKSYCFLPSSQDHKRVGEGDIGPNTGGMGAYSPAPITTPLVWEKIERHIVHPLLEGIEKERLFYRGVLYLGLMIDRKEDPYVLEFNVRLGDPEAQVVLPRVQSDWVDLSFALWEGKLDTVRLQVDARATLGVVLVSQGYPGHYEVGKKIEGLKEVEEMSDVFLFHAGTEKQAADGFYTTGGRVLNVCALGKNLEEAYQRAYEVVSKIRFEGMYYRKDIGFRALRK